AAGCAGATGGGAATAACAATGgtaaacatttgcatttgtgACCTTTCAATCTTGGGTATGGAGAATTCAAATGTTACCACGGGACGTCAATCTTAACATGGGAAATATATAGATTGACTTTCCGATTATTTGcactttaatttaattgcaatttttctGTAGGTCAATACATAGCTAAACTGTTACGGTTGCTAAAACATGCAATTGAAAAAATTGAAAACATGCAACTAATGTAGAATTGAAACTTCAGTGCACTTTCTGAGATCCCTTCATACCAGAAATAAACCTAAGACATGAAGAAGTATTTTCATGCTGCAGCGTGCCaggttattaattttaaaagtcacATCCTCATGCGTTTTTTTAGGGACTAGCCCTGCCTGTGCTGCCCCATAAAGCACTAGAGGGGGAGTGTGCCTCCCCTGGCATCCTGCTATAAAATCCTGGGTGTAATTGTAGCGTACTGATGCAGAACAGGAGTAATCAGATCAGTCCCGAGGCTGGGAACAAATAGGGACACACAGCATCAGCACTGGATTAAATCCCCCCCTCCACGACCCCCCTCACTGATTGAGGTCCTGCAAGTATGTAAacgagagcgagggagagaggaAAATCCGTGAGAGGGAGTGGGAGGAAGAATGAACCAGAAAGGGAGGCAGCGCAgtgcgagtgagtgagagagaggggaTGGGGAGGGCGTCAAAGGCAGGAAGCAAGCAACAGCCAGTGGAACAGAAATGCAGGGAGTTTGAGGGTGAGGGTGAAAAACGGAGGCCTGCCGCCAATGACAGGACGAACGGGAGCAAAGTGAGGTAAGAGAGAAAGAAGGGCAAGGATccagaggaagaaaacacaccGGGATAACATCTGCGAGAGGAAGCAACACACCAGAGGTTGGGGGTCAGAGTGAAGAAACATGCAAGAGAAAGTTTAAAGACAGGACAGATGAGAAAAACATCTCCTGGTAATGACAAGGCCGGGACACTTAAAGAAGGGACACATCCTCTCGAGAGTACCCTTCTTGGGCCGCAGAATGTTCTCCGAGACAAAAGGGGTCGGAGAGACACGCTTTCAACCCGCCACTTCAAGCCAACTACAAAATGGAATACAAAGACCTCAAGCGGACATCCTTGCTTATTTTGGGACTGGGGACCACGGAACGAACACCTGTGGACCAAAGCGGCAGAATTCCCCCCTTAATGGATACACTGCCAGGAAACATTTAGCTGTTCAGGGGGGTCATGCACAGCTAGACATGACTGGCCAGATTTGTCAGACCAGCGTGCAGTTGAACCGGCCTCCAGGGACGGGGCTGCAACATAACAGCGTCTCTGTGAACTACAGCTTGAGAGAATGCAGCTTTGTGGTCCACCGGCACCAGACCGAGCCACACCCCTTCTTGAGGAAGTGTGCTCGAGACGCGCCAACACAGTTCAGAGGTCATGGAAACTGTGGAGTGCCTGTTTGTGCAGCTGAGCAACAATCGGGCTCTGTGCAAGGGGCCTTGCTTATGGAACAACATGCATCAGACTGGACGGACGCAAGTGACACTCACAATTCAACCTTTAATAAGGATGAAGAACTTTGTACTTCTAACAGACAGGGAACTTCACGTAGATGTCTGGGACCTGTGATGCAAGACTCAAACGGACCTAGTCTGGCAAATCAAGTTTTGCTGTCTACCAAAGATGTCGACAAGACCAATTCGAACCCCCTTAAGTGTAAAGCAAAGGTGCCCCAAGGGGATCTCAGTGGACCTGGAAGAGGGTCTTACGCTTTCAGCTCTAAGCAGTCGGAAAGAGCTATTCGGGACCAGATCCAAAGAGTTGTTGTGAATCTTGAGGAGGTTCTACATGGCCTGAAAGAGATACACCTGGAAATGAAGGAGGTAAAGGTTTATTTATCGCTTGGGGATGTTAACAGTTGTTCCTCATAATGAGTTCAACAAAGTGCACGTTTAAATGTTCTGTTAAGTCAAACTCTTTACTATCCATCAGCTGCAGGATAGTCTTAATGGAAGTACTTTAGATATCACATTGGCCatgaattttgttttaatattaatcgTAATATAAATATCTAATACTGTTTATAGAGACCCCTGAATATATTGCGCACTGGGCAATTTCACTTCTATGAGGGGATAGTGAAACTTTAATGCAGAGAGGATTGGTCTGATCTGCTCCATTTAGCAAATGTGTGCAACGTTTGAGAGGAACGTTGGCCAGTGGTTTATGGTCCCCTCAGACAGGCAAGAAGAAAGGCCCGCTGTCCGCTCTCAGCTTTTTCCGCAGTCTCGTAAGCTTGTAAACTAGCCTGTCGGCACTCTTGCATGAAATGTGCCCCAATAGAAACTCGAGACATTGGTAGTACGTAACATTTTCAGGAACTGTTTTTtcattaaatgctaaataaacTATGCTTTGTCTTCTCCTGGAACACAGGTGGTCCAGAAGATAGACCTTCTGACGGCCGATATTGATATGGACAATGAAGAACCAGGGGACCCTTTAAAAGGATGCCACTCAGGAAAGATACAAGGAGTCTGCTCTGACAAGTCAGCCCACAAAACACCAACTCCATCTTTGGCACCACCAGCATATCCCATAAAAGATCAAGGGCTGCATGATGCAGGTCAAAAACAGGAATCAACTCAGGAGTTGGTAATTTCTCAAAGACATACATCTGGGACCTCTTCAAGGCGCAGGAGCCAGAAGCCTCCACCTTACCCCTACGCCAGCACAATGGGAAGAGTGAATCCGAAAGCAAAAGACAAAGTTCAGAAGACGCCACCATACCCATTTAGACGGAGACTGCTCTCAACCATTGTTTGAGCAGACTGTGGCTTCAGGGTACAACATGGAGCATTACACACTCTACAAGGTATACCATGTTACAGGCACCTTTGCGGTAAGTTTTGGCTTTATTGGACCCGATAACTCAGAGTGCAGCAGAAATTTATTGTACACAAAGTCTCTTAGATCGCCGGTGAACCGTGTAATACCTTTTCTCTTTAGGTCTATAAAGAGGACATGACAGAAACATCATGTACTAATAAATCTAGAGAGTGACATGGGTGACTGGGGACCACTTCTTAGAAATAGTGTACGTCAGAGGCAAGCCTAAGGTAGCGGGAGATTATTTCTAGCATTAGATGACATCTGGAGCGGGACGCAATCACAATTCCAATCTCCCAGCAACCCCCATCTGTTaaaggattattttttttattgctttcccAACTCTAGTCTAGTGTTTGAAGTCTTGCCTTAGCAATAGGATGTTCTCAGATACAAGTCatgataatattttaacaaaaacacattGCAGCAATACTTCGTTTTCAAATGTAGGCATTTTTCAACAGGGATTGAAAAGAAAATGGGCGAACGGTTCTTTTTCAGCATTTTGTCCCCCTTATGTGTACTGCATTGCTCATTTCAAGCTTTTTCAACATGTAGGACAGCATAAAGCATTTTCTggctttaatgtatttttgtaagtCTAAATGCCAGAGAGTCTAATGTGACTCTTTCGGTTCAAGACATTAATTTCCTGAACTGCTGACAATGAGGATTATGACACGGTGCAGATGCTCACATGTACATTTGTGGTACCGACAGTCCTTCTGCAGAGCTGAGTGGACAAATCTCACAATATGACCAGAATCTGCACATAAAAGGATCCtgcagacttctttcaaacacattttggTGTAATAGAAGTTAATGCGGCAGAATTATACAGATTTCACTCCTTTAAAAGTGCAATAAAGTGCTCAAATGTCTGCAGATTTTGAGATTACAGTGCTTAGAAACagataatgcacatttaaattatgaaatatataaatacaagaaGTCGTTTCAACCGGAAAAAATGAGAAACCAAAAGGTTTTgataacagatttatttaaaaaatccagTACATCAGCTATCAGAATAAAGCACGATTTTCTGTCTTTTCCTCCACCACAGAAATAATCAAAGGATTCTGACAAACCCCAAAGATTAAGCGGAAATTCTCTATGAGTGTACCATTACACCAGCTTAAGAAAGTAAGTATGAGCATGAATGCGCTCATGATAATCAGATTTGCAGGTATGAAGTCAAAGTCAGGCTGAATCCCTAAACCGATAAATGCTGCCAGGGATAGAAACCAATCAACTGCTCTGAACTTAATTTGAAAAAGCCTTCATATCACCTCACATATTTGAATAAATGTGCATGTACATTTTATTTCCCTCATGTCCAATAATAGACTTTCCAATCAGTCCAGTTCTTGACATCTGGCATAATGCTGCCTCTAGGGGAAATCTCTAGTATTTTCTATCACAGGAAGTTCGTTCTTTCATAACTTCCTGTGGTTTGATTTCCTTTGCTTGACTTATGACAGAGAGCAGTTAAGTGGCAGAGTGTCCATAGCTGTCAAATAAATGTCCCCGAGTGATAGGACAATCCTCTTTCGGGTCGGCGAATCAGAGTTCATCGTGGCGTGTCCGACCAATGACAGTGAGCTTGGAAAGCTCCGAATGGAATTTCCCTTCTCTGTGGGTCActgaatgacaaaataaagatGTGCTTGATTAGAAACTGGATTTATTTCCAGTATTGCCAGTAATGGACAAGATTGACTTTTCAAAAACTCTCTGTTATTTCCAGGTTTCCCATAGCTGTGTCAGCTTTGCTGGAAGTAGGAATATGCGGACTCACCTGAAGACTCCGATACAATGTACTCTTCTTCCTTCAAAGCAACATCCCTCTGTCCACCCACGGCCATCTGGGActgagaagaagagagaggatgAGTGACACAAGACTTTAACAGAGAAGCCTAGAGGAGTGGGCTGAATAACAAAGAGCTCCTCgctaagaaaacaaaaagagacatGGAGTCTATGGAGCGCTTGTTTCAAGCACGCTTTTGAACTTTTCTTATTTACACAGGGGGCAAGGCCACCAGGACGTAACCGTCATCCCGCTACTGAGAATTTCATTTTAATCTGAAGATAAAGATGTTTTCACAACGTCTTGATATGCAACACCTGAACAAAAAGGGCTGACTGCTTTTGATCTGAGAGCGACGAGCGTTAGGAATCTGAATTAAGGTTTGATCTGCAGCAAATGTCAATGTCATGACTGAGGATAAATTTTAAACaagatcttcaaaaaaaaaactgtgccaattcttttttatgtgcaaagcacacaaataaaaagtTGTCATCTGCATATTCTTGGTCGGTGAAATGCATCAACGCATTAAAAGCTAATTTCTTTACATTGAATCATACATTTGGATTGCTGAAAGGTGTCAGGTCATGAGGTATAGCTGAAGTTAATGTGAAACTTACATATGCAGTGGCGTACTCAATCTTGGCTCCTTTTATCTCTGCTTTGAACTGGGTAAAAAACAAGTAGGACTTCCCTTGAGGCCTATCGTGAACAAATTACAGAGAAAAATCAATACGGTCATCTCAAATTAGACGAAAATCTAATCTcggttttcaaatattttagtgTACTTCCTTATTTTGGGTATTGCGTACCGAGTACAGCCACCCAAAACCAAATGCAATAGTGTTTTGAAAAGTTACCTCCATACTGAACAGGAAAACATCTGCTCATCATCACTTAGTCCAACGCTCATTTGCCATTGCTAGAGGAAATCAGAGCACAAAAGGTTCACATTGAAGTCTGAAACGGCGCAATTCTGTGAAATCAAGAAGTTTTACAACAGCGCATAATTGCTACAATTTCCGGGTCGTAAGTGCCAGAGTGAGAAAATTTCTTGCTGTCATTACAATAGTTGGCATTGTCTTAAAATGCTCACAGACACTAAGCTACGAATTATAGGAGGGTCGAACAGCAATGTTTGATTTCCTATCAACTTCTCGGCACATATGAAGGAAAAGTATTAATGAACAAAGTAATCTAATAATGAAGCAATAAtctaaaaatgctacaaaataaaatcaagttattgactttatattttgtgcactgcatattacatttatacacacTTATATAACCAATGCAGAGTTTATAAGAAACAGAATATGCCTCACCTCATTGGTTCCTCCTTGACACGCATATGTGAAGGTGCATTTATACTTTTTCTAAAACGAAACCAAGAAACAGATCACAGTAAAACAGGTTGACAATGCCAAGCTTCCACCTACGAGATATGCAAATTTCCCAGACTAAACTGAACTTTTGAAGGTGGCGTTGAAAGGATGCTGACCCTTACAAAAAATAACCATGGAAACGATGGTTCCTGACAAAAGACCTACAGTTAttaatactacaaaaaaaatacaaacgtTTCTGCTAGACTGCATGAAAACACTGGGTCCCATCTGACACTATTTACATCTGATAATATGAGATTTGATTTGAGGGCAATATTTTGGTCAGTCCATGAAATAAAGGAATCGAATGGCTTCATAAACCTAAAGGACCATTCACACCAAGGAGGATAACTTTAATGATGACGAAAAATATATAGTTCTCAAtcttaaagaatagcagagtccacaccacagctatataACAATAAAGCACagaaatcactttcagaacaatgTTTCCAAGCTAATGAACAATAAAAACCATTGacacccaatcagaatccatcatgCTATAACTAGCTGGAGAATTTAAGGTGGCAGACAACCGTGTGCTTAGAATAAACCAACTGGTTTGCATGTGTGGACGCAAATAAATCTTTATATCATTCTTGGTGTAAACAAGGCTTTAGTGTATAGATAATACACATACGATGTCTGTTTTAGATCACCTGATCTGGAAAGCATGcagtgtacaaacatctgacagacATCTGTAAGCCATCTGTAATACGTTCTCAATCATAAACGTCTTAAAGAGTAAAACATCCAataaacgtctatttgacatctgtaAAATGTCAGACAGATTCCATATGAGCAAACACCCTAAAAATAAGTCttgcagatgtcaaatagacatctcCATGATGTATGtggtatgtgtgctatcagggtattTAGCCATGGCCTACTTTATGATGACTTTCTTAGTCTTTCACCTATTTATTCACATCTCCATCCACTTTCATTCATTAGAAAAAGAGCTGCTTGGagattcattcaaaattggaaAGGTTTCACATAAGAAAAGGGTCGGACTAACATGCAGGTGAGTAAATCATGTTTTAGTTCATGACTTTATGTTCACTGTTCCTTTAAAAGGTTAACCCGTGACGCAGTGAACGTCATCATCGATCCTCAACAACAGTCCAATGAGAAGATGACGTGTGGTTTTTCAAAGACAGCATCCATTCATTACTAAACGGGTTAAAATCTACAACGTATTTTACAGTAATGCATCAACATACTTTGAAATTTAGAGTAGACTGAAAACGAGAAGTGAAATCGACTGTGTAAACACGAAATCGAGTCGATATGCAAATGATTCAGTTGAAAGAATACACGATAGatcacaaaaaaaacatggtttacgTTTGTATAAAAACGTGTTAGCTAATATTTCGTTACTGAAATAACAAAGAGGTTTAATTACTCACGAGTTTAGCAGAGAAAGTCTGCACAACTCCTCCAGGTTTGACATCGAAGTCGAGGGTTTTAGTTCTTTCAGCAAAAGCGCGAGCCGCGCACAACACGACCAACAGCAGCAGAAGCTTTGCACACGAGTTTATGTGAACATTGCATGCCATGATGCTTTCTGGACGAGAGATCTGTGCTGATGTTGTGAATGAAAAGATGCCAGCACTGTTCCTGTATGTTCTTCACAGGACTGGAGAAGTCTGTGGCTCGAGCTGTTAAACTTCTAGTGGACTGGAGTAGAATAACAACTCCTTTCTACAACTTGCCCCAAAAAAAGCATTTGGACACTAAAGGTCATGCACATTCAAATCTATGAAAATGTGGGAATATTGTTTTAATGAAATGGCTttttgaataaacaaaaatagCATTATGCAAATAGAAGTTTAGATATAGGTTAACATTTGAATGTGCATGCATAAACCTTACCAAAATacccatggttttattatagtaaaagtgtagtaacatgCTTTTTGgtgtattgattaccatttgtataaccacagtttccCTACAAATACTGTGGTTAAAATATGGTTAGTGTATAAAAACCATGGTTAATATGTGGATAGGATAAGTGTAATGttgatattttacataaagatCCCACAATTTATCAGATGTTTTTCAGTTCTCCAAACATCATTCACCATTAGCATGtcagtttttctctctctctggtgagTACCTTTTTTCTGACTTGCAGTAGCCCCCTtgtggagtttttatttttattttttaattaacatcaaATTTCCCAGCTGCTCAGGTTGTGGCTCATTTCAAAAAGCCCAACAGAATTGTCCTCCACAGTCAACGGTGACATAGTTTCCTTCTGAATTCAGCGCTCTCTGTGGAATTCCTCTTTCTcgtgttgttttaaatgttcaaGCGGAAGGGAACGTTTCTGGAGACTTTGTTTGGAGATCTTGAGCAAACTGAACTTTCTTGACTCTGATGTCACGCTGTGTTGATTTTACACCATTGACCCATTTCTAAATGAGCCTTGACCACAATTACATCAGAAGATTATTAATACATGACCCTGtggttaaaacaaaataaactagtAGTAAAACATATTTATGACTAAATCTGAGTGAGCTCTCAACTTTGTTTCTACACGTTTTAATGCTTTATGCCTTTGTGAAACAGatatttttataacaaaacatatatgtttattatttacttGACTTTTACTTAAACTTTATCACCAAGGTTtaaaacctaaataataatacagcataaaaaatataaatataataaatagaagATGTAATTTAATACTTTAAACATTTAGGTTTAAACCGAAACTTCCTGTTAAATAATTCAGATACTCAAATTTAGAAGTCATTTTTCAAAAGCAAGCAGGCAAAATTGTATAGGCCTCAAAAATCagttaataattaacatttaaatggacAGAAAATAATGGATATTTTCCATTAAAGGGCAAACTAATTCAGAGTCaaatatagttttatatgtatttaaggTACGCGTCTCGATCACTTTTCACGTTAGAAACCATCACGGTAATGTAATTTATCACCTTATTTGCACATTTATATCTCAAATATTGTTTGTACAcgacaacaaactgttagaagaaagcaagggatcattggggttctatatagaaccatagggttctttactcaactccaaagaaccttttatgctaaaaaggttctataatgacaagaaagaacccttttggcacaaagggttcatatcttgaattttgtgatcattcacatgcattcataaatgcatttgaatacaccgaataatgcagtgaaagaacgcgctcaaaatgcacacgtgcaccagtatgacttcatcatgtaacttacATTAgccacgatttgtttagtttttgaagatactttatactgttaaaaggcacagcattaaaacaaaaaatacgagttcacatttcacacctaaacaagcgtggaaaacgtaattataaatagctactaaattagttaaaaatgcctatccatatacagctatgatttgctaaccccaaactgactcaaatgattcgcgaaaccgctacgaactcccgaactgattcaaatgatttgcgatccccaaactgactcaaatgattcgcgatcccgctacgaactcccgaactgattcaaatgattcgcgatcctcaaactaactgactcaagtgattcgcgatcgaactcccgaactgactcaaatgattcgcgaaaccgctacgaactcccgaactgattcaaatgattcgcgatcctcaaactgactcaaatgattcgcgaaaacactacgaactcccgaactgactcaaatgattcgcgatcctcaaactgactcaaatgattcgcgatcccgctacgaactcccgaactgactcaaatgattcgcgatcccaatacacattttaatgctataaaagtgtgcacatccagagaaataaacagcagatgttcatgttaacaacttctttaacttgagcaaatgctgctaatacacatacatttgttaataaagtaaataaaacgaaaacatgaatgtttaaatgctactgaataaaaataaacgatccactctaaagtctctctttttttttccctttttttttttttaattgaaggtAACATTGGGTACAAACGTGTAAAACCATATTTAATAAGCATATTAAGttccaaaataatgtttaaaacataaGGAAGACTTATTAAATTTCTGCTTGTGTATAAAAAACTTATAAGATTATACAAACTCCAGGGTGCCATCTTGTGGGAAACAAAAGTAACAAATAATATCTTTCAGGGTGAATGAGTGAGTTATATTTTGAGATTGGAGAAAGTGAGTACCCAAATCTTCCCAAAACCTTTTGGTAACTGGCAGGAATGGTTTCAGTGTCCTGTTTACAAGAGCTCCAGCATGTGTCAATGTCTCGAAACTTAGCAACAAAACAATTTGTAgggtaaatgttatgtaaaagtTTAAAGTGGACCTCTTTAGCTTTATTAGAGATACAGTACTTGTGAGGAATCAACCATGTTTTTTTCCAATTTATTTCACTTATTAAGGAATTCCAATAAAACATCCCCCTTGGAGCAATGGAGTTACTCTTTTGCAAATGTCGGTGAATATacttattgttacatttttttatcagACAGTTCTACACCATCCAACATAAGTGAAAGCTGTCTGATATCTTTGTTTCCATAACTCagatgatttttaattaattatctaaTTCCGATAGGGATGGATCTgaatcagtgagctgcgtctcgggccgatgacgtcacttccgtggaggcatgttgtacacgcccctgtccattgactccgcccccacgtcaaaacagtgccacaaagagagacgggCAGAAAactgaagcgcaaaggaaaaatggtatcgcgagctcaaactagactgacacgcaaaataaaagcagcgttgcaaataaattaatagatatgacca
This DNA window, taken from Carassius auratus strain Wakin chromosome 22, ASM336829v1, whole genome shotgun sequence, encodes the following:
- the LOC113039341 gene encoding uncharacterized protein LOC113039341; the protein is MTRPGHLKKGHILSRVPFLGRRMFSETKGVGETRFQPATSSQLQNGIQRPQADILAYFGTGDHGTNTCGPKRQNSPLNGYTARKHLAVQGGHAQLDMTGQICQTSVQLNRPPGTGLQHNSVSVNYSLRECSFVVHRHQTEPHPFLRKCARDAPTQFRGHGNCGVPVCAAEQQSGSVQGALLMEQHASDWTDASDTHNSTFNKDEELCTSNRQGTSRRCLGPVMQDSNGPSLANQVLLSTKDVDKTNSNPLKCKAKVPQGDLSGPGRGSYAFSSKQSERAIRDQIQRVVVNLEEVLHGLKEIHLEMKEVVQKIDLLTADIDMDNEEPGDPLKGCHSGKIQGVCSDKSAHKTPTPSLAPPAYPIKDQGLHDAGQKQESTQELVISQRHTSGTSSRRRSQKPPPYPYASTMGRVNPKAKDKVQKTPPYPFRRRLLSTIV
- the LOC113039364 gene encoding myeloid-derived growth factor, producing the protein MACNVHINSCAKLLLLLVVLCAARAFAERTKTLDFDVKPGGVVQTFSAKLKKYKCTFTYACQGGTNEQWQMSVGLSDDEQMFSCSVWRPQGKSYLFFTQFKAEIKGAKIEYATAYSQMAVGGQRDVALKEEEYIVSESSVTHREGKFHSELSKLTVIGRTRHDEL